The proteins below are encoded in one region of Effusibacillus dendaii:
- a CDS encoding SDR family oxidoreductase: MAERLTDRVMVVTGASRGIGEQIALACAGEKAKLVLVARTPEDLERVRGRAMEAGSEDVLTVTTDITKEEEVEVMYDVILSRFGRVDILVNNAGIAFFKSVLDTTAAEWQAMFDLNVKGLFLCSRGAVAAMKEQGGGHIINISSVAGREPIANFAGYSATKYAVQGFADALRQEVRSFGIKVTNILPGFTATEATGVAAEQAYEKGAVKPGDVAQAVVFAAAQPKQVLIHELVITPTVEAEF; encoded by the coding sequence TTGGCAGAACGGTTAACCGACCGTGTGATGGTGGTAACAGGCGCCAGCCGGGGGATCGGAGAACAGATTGCTCTGGCGTGTGCAGGTGAAAAGGCAAAACTTGTATTGGTGGCACGCACGCCGGAAGATTTGGAACGGGTTCGCGGGCGGGCGATGGAGGCGGGGTCGGAAGACGTGTTGACAGTGACGACCGACATCACCAAGGAAGAAGAAGTGGAAGTCATGTATGACGTCATTTTGTCCCGTTTTGGAAGAGTGGATATACTGGTAAACAATGCGGGGATCGCATTCTTCAAATCGGTTCTTGATACCACAGCAGCAGAGTGGCAGGCCATGTTTGATTTGAATGTAAAAGGGCTGTTTCTTTGTTCGCGCGGGGCTGTTGCCGCGATGAAAGAGCAGGGCGGCGGTCATATTATCAACATTTCGTCTGTGGCGGGACGGGAGCCGATCGCCAATTTTGCAGGATACAGCGCGACGAAATATGCGGTACAGGGGTTTGCCGACGCGCTGCGCCAAGAGGTCCGTTCGTTCGGTATTAAGGTAACGAACATATTGCCGGGATTTACGGCGACGGAGGCGACCGGAGTTGCGGCTGAGCAGGCTTACGAAAAAGGGGCTGTGAAACCAGGCGATGTGGCCCAGGCGGTCGTGTTTGCCGCTGCCCAACCCAAACAGGTGTTGATCCATGAACTGGTCATTACGCCAACTGTCGAAGCGGAATTTTAG
- a CDS encoding chemotaxis protein CheX: MTNQHITEVLNGTLQAVTNVIPVPVTANRPTLVTAPIMQPEMGVLIGITGNVRGRLIIEGTADVFGQIGEKMYGMALEGAMLESFTGELGNMIAGNLSTNVSQKGIDIDITPPTVMVGQTKLFGFSQALQIPVTVEGVGDCQVILMLEEQ; the protein is encoded by the coding sequence ATGACCAACCAGCACATTACGGAAGTTTTAAACGGAACGCTGCAGGCGGTTACCAATGTGATTCCGGTGCCTGTTACGGCGAATCGGCCGACGCTTGTTACCGCTCCTATCATGCAACCGGAAATGGGTGTATTAATCGGCATAACGGGAAATGTCCGCGGCCGGTTGATTATTGAAGGAACGGCTGACGTGTTTGGCCAGATTGGAGAGAAAATGTATGGAATGGCGCTGGAAGGTGCGATGTTAGAGTCGTTTACCGGTGAACTTGGCAATATGATCGCCGGCAATCTGAGCACCAATGTTTCGCAGAAGGGAATTGACATTGATATTACGCCTCCAACTGTGATGGTGGGTCAGACAAAGCTGTTCGGTTTTAGCCAAGCATTGCAGATACCTGTCACCGTGGAAGGGGTCGGTGATTGTCAGGTGATCCTGATGTTGGAAGAGCAGTAA
- the rimI gene encoding ribosomal protein S18-alanine N-acetyltransferase yields the protein MSGLTYRKMQLSDIDRVMEIEHKSFPAPWSRVAFEGELLRNHFAKYIVILLGGQIVGYSGMWIILDEAHITTIAVDPDFQGRKIGEHLLRQMMVLAVWNSAERMTLEVRVSNKVAQNLYQKMGFVNCGIRKKYYSDNQEDAIIMWADLDPNQQGLDRMEG from the coding sequence ATGAGTGGCTTGACATACCGAAAAATGCAGCTAAGCGACATTGATCGGGTCATGGAAATCGAGCACAAATCATTTCCCGCCCCTTGGTCGCGGGTCGCGTTTGAAGGGGAACTGTTGAGAAATCATTTTGCCAAATATATTGTCATACTGTTGGGTGGGCAAATTGTTGGCTATTCCGGAATGTGGATTATTTTGGACGAGGCGCATATTACTACGATTGCGGTGGACCCTGATTTTCAAGGACGAAAAATAGGCGAACATCTGCTTCGGCAAATGATGGTGTTGGCCGTATGGAACTCGGCGGAACGAATGACGCTGGAAGTGCGCGTATCCAACAAAGTGGCTCAGAACCTGTATCAAAAAATGGGGTTTGTAAATTGCGGCATCCGTAAAAAATATTATTCGGACAATCAGGAAGATGCGATCATCATGTGGGCGGATCTGGATCCGAACCAACAGGGACTGGACAGAATGGAAGGGTAA
- the tsaE gene encoding tRNA (adenosine(37)-N6)-threonylcarbamoyltransferase complex ATPase subunit type 1 TsaE: protein MFQRITHTPEETKQIAKTLAELLGAGDVLTLAGDLGAGKTTFTQGLASGLGIEEAVSSPTFTLIREYEGRIPLYHIDVYRLGEQAGGENLGWDEYFYGNGVTVVEWADFIKNWLPDEWLQIEIQKTGDLERTIHISGVGERFQRMVKELDDRCPI, encoded by the coding sequence GTGTTCCAGCGAATCACGCATACGCCGGAAGAAACGAAACAGATTGCGAAAACACTTGCCGAACTGCTGGGAGCGGGTGATGTTTTGACACTGGCGGGAGATCTTGGCGCCGGCAAAACGACATTTACCCAGGGATTGGCGAGCGGACTGGGTATTGAAGAAGCAGTAAGTTCCCCCACTTTTACACTGATACGCGAATATGAAGGTCGCATTCCGCTCTATCATATCGATGTTTACCGGCTGGGAGAACAAGCGGGTGGCGAGAATCTGGGGTGGGATGAGTATTTTTACGGGAACGGTGTGACGGTTGTCGAATGGGCCGATTTTATAAAAAATTGGCTGCCGGATGAATGGCTGCAGATTGAGATTCAGAAAACCGGCGATTTGGAACGGACAATTCACATTTCGGGCGTTGGGGAACGTTTTCAACGTATGGTAAAGGAGTTAGATGACCGATGCCCTATTTAG
- the thiL gene encoding thiamine-phosphate kinase, which yields MKLQDVGEFGLIELLRAKLQPVDQSVVVGIGDDAAVLSYDAAMNVLLTTDMLVEGIHFREDTIDFQSLGWKSMAASISDIAAMGGIPKHAVISLAIPPSYEILKLEQLYEGIAEIGRLHHTCIIGGDITKTNGPLVISVTLTGQTEQGQALLRSGAQVGDLVFVTNCIGGSAAGLACLQSDRRTLLTPDQQIKLLHFHQRPQPQVQAGRILAGSGFCSSCNDISDGLASELHEIASASGVSIRIEESRLPIDSSVRNFARIDGSDPVNWALYGGEDYQLTGTINPLGYASVLTEFQLHGLEMSIVGRVVQGTGVLLERLSGETIPLAASGYNHFTT from the coding sequence ATGAAACTGCAAGATGTCGGGGAGTTCGGGCTGATCGAGCTTTTGCGTGCCAAATTGCAACCTGTCGATCAATCGGTTGTCGTAGGGATTGGAGATGATGCGGCCGTTTTATCTTATGATGCTGCCATGAACGTCTTACTGACGACCGATATGCTGGTGGAAGGGATCCATTTTCGGGAAGACACAATTGATTTCCAGTCTCTGGGATGGAAATCGATGGCCGCTTCCATTTCGGACATTGCAGCGATGGGGGGGATTCCGAAACACGCGGTGATTTCTCTGGCAATTCCCCCTTCTTACGAAATTCTTAAGCTGGAACAGCTGTATGAAGGAATCGCCGAAATAGGACGTCTCCATCACACCTGCATAATTGGAGGCGATATTACAAAAACAAACGGTCCGCTGGTGATTTCCGTTACCCTGACCGGCCAAACCGAACAGGGACAGGCATTGCTCCGTTCCGGAGCGCAGGTGGGAGATCTTGTGTTTGTTACAAACTGTATCGGTGGTTCTGCTGCCGGATTGGCCTGTTTGCAAAGTGACCGCCGAACGCTACTGACACCCGACCAGCAGATCAAGCTGCTCCATTTTCATCAAAGGCCGCAGCCACAGGTGCAGGCGGGCCGAATTTTGGCAGGGAGCGGTTTCTGTTCATCCTGTAATGACATTTCAGACGGTTTGGCGAGTGAACTGCATGAGATTGCATCCGCCAGCGGGGTTTCCATTCGGATTGAGGAAAGCCGCCTGCCGATTGATTCCTCCGTTCGCAATTTCGCCAGAATCGATGGCAGCGATCCAGTAAATTGGGCACTGTACGGCGGTGAGGATTACCAGTTGACAGGTACAATCAATCCGCTTGGATATGCATCGGTCCTGACGGAGTTTCAGCTACACGGACTTGAAATGTCGATCGTTGGTCGTGTCGTGCAAGGGACGGGCGTCTTGCTGGAGCGTTTATCAGGTGAAACAATACCGCTTGCTGCGAGTGGGTATAACCATTTCACGACTTAA
- a CDS encoding PAS domain-containing protein, with translation MKYKTNERLEEKILDSIPVGIVTYDVNGDITYVNKVAETMTGYGLSEIREFQKINHVLEGDRELFWKTLQSGQPFFGFESYCPSRDGKEIPVVTSIAPLLNERNEQIGTVATFIDNSEIDRLRCVEEHASLILDHITDGVITLDPSCVITGFNKGAEELLGMDASEVKYRKFEEVFPTERDIRDKIHETLTTGREFKDLKVQLVDREGTNKHFLITTRVLRNRNEQDLGVMLTYKDITLQEMLEAQMRQSEKLAVIGELAAGTAHEIRNPLTSVKGFIQLLDQKYPSESPEKAYFRIILSELDRVNEIIREFLLLSKPTEPNLRLIDINNVLEDVKTLMSSDALLHNINLEYHLSQAPIVCEVDVEQIKQVFINLIRNAFEAIGLNGRLAVSVRADNRQCEIRFTDNGPGIPTDTAAKLFEPFFTTKPEGTGLGLTVSYRIIQNHGGNILVDTREGEGATFRVILPLAMKS, from the coding sequence TTGAAATACAAGACAAATGAACGATTGGAAGAAAAGATTTTGGACTCCATTCCGGTAGGAATCGTTACATATGATGTTAATGGAGATATTACATATGTGAATAAAGTGGCTGAAACCATGACCGGTTACGGCCTTTCGGAAATACGGGAATTTCAGAAAATCAACCATGTATTAGAAGGAGATCGGGAACTATTCTGGAAGACGCTGCAATCAGGGCAGCCTTTTTTTGGATTTGAAAGCTATTGTCCCTCCAGAGATGGAAAAGAAATTCCAGTTGTAACCTCGATAGCACCTTTGTTAAACGAACGGAATGAACAGATCGGAACGGTTGCTACGTTCATCGACAATTCCGAAATTGACCGATTGCGTTGTGTGGAGGAGCATGCATCATTAATTTTGGACCATATAACCGACGGTGTGATAACCCTTGACCCGTCCTGTGTGATTACCGGATTCAACAAAGGGGCAGAAGAACTGCTGGGGATGGACGCCTCCGAAGTAAAATACCGGAAATTCGAAGAGGTGTTTCCGACGGAGCGGGATATTCGGGATAAAATCCATGAAACGTTGACTACGGGCAGAGAATTTAAAGACTTAAAAGTACAGTTGGTCGACAGAGAGGGAACAAACAAACATTTTTTGATTACGACGCGCGTTCTGCGCAACCGCAATGAACAGGATTTAGGTGTGATGCTCACATACAAAGACATCACTTTGCAGGAAATGTTGGAAGCGCAGATGAGACAATCGGAAAAGCTGGCGGTGATCGGGGAACTGGCGGCCGGAACCGCGCATGAAATTCGGAATCCGTTGACATCTGTCAAAGGGTTTATCCAACTGCTGGATCAAAAATATCCGAGTGAATCGCCGGAGAAGGCGTACTTTCGGATTATCCTGTCAGAGTTGGATCGGGTAAACGAAATTATCCGGGAGTTTCTCCTGCTGTCCAAACCGACCGAACCCAATTTGCGATTGATTGATATTAACAATGTACTGGAAGATGTAAAAACTCTAATGTCAAGCGATGCACTTCTTCATAACATTAATTTGGAATACCATTTGTCTCAGGCACCCATTGTATGTGAGGTGGATGTGGAACAAATCAAACAGGTGTTTATTAATCTGATTCGGAATGCGTTTGAAGCAATCGGTTTGAACGGCAGATTGGCGGTCTCCGTTCGGGCGGATAACAGGCAGTGCGAAATTCGGTTTACCGATAATGGGCCGGGTATACCAACGGACACGGCCGCAAAATTATTCGAGCCGTTTTTTACCACAAAACCGGAAGGAACGGGGCTTGGTTTGACCGTGTCCTATCGAATCATTCAAAATCATGGGGGAAATATTCTGGTCGATACGCGAGAAGGAGAGGGAGCCACCTTCCGGGTGATTTTGCCATTAGCCATGAAATCGTAA
- the tsaB gene encoding tRNA (adenosine(37)-N6)-threonylcarbamoyltransferase complex dimerization subunit type 1 TsaB — translation MPYLAVDTATQTLAVAVGERKRLYAEAAVVVEKNHSNKLMPMIESVLSYAELSPDQLKGIVVGYGPGSYTGVRIGVTTGKMLAWSLQIPLVGVSSLDGLAYQYQSSDLLVCPLFDARRQQAYCALYERSAATNGARGRFCKTEPDALRQLQTLFPLIHQRLQQRDQKGRTGQVVFLGNGAENYRELLIKEFSDRALFPESSSGYSVRAAYLLDVGIDRIEAGDTDDSERFVPAYLQMVEAEAKLLAQQPSDGQIRKEGVR, via the coding sequence ATGCCCTATTTAGCGGTTGATACGGCTACGCAAACGTTGGCGGTGGCGGTCGGGGAAAGAAAGCGGCTGTATGCGGAAGCGGCAGTCGTTGTCGAGAAAAACCATTCGAATAAATTAATGCCGATGATTGAATCTGTACTTTCCTATGCAGAGCTTTCCCCTGATCAATTGAAGGGGATTGTGGTGGGATATGGACCAGGATCCTATACAGGTGTCCGGATTGGTGTCACTACCGGTAAAATGCTGGCATGGTCCTTGCAGATTCCATTGGTTGGAGTTTCAAGTCTGGATGGATTAGCTTACCAGTATCAATCGTCCGATCTGCTGGTCTGTCCGCTGTTTGACGCGAGGCGCCAACAGGCGTACTGCGCGCTTTATGAACGATCCGCTGCAACAAATGGTGCAAGGGGCCGATTCTGTAAGACGGAACCGGACGCGTTGCGGCAACTGCAAACCTTGTTTCCGTTGATTCATCAAAGGCTGCAGCAGCGGGATCAGAAGGGAAGAACGGGGCAGGTTGTTTTTCTTGGTAATGGTGCGGAAAACTACAGGGAGCTGTTGATCAAAGAGTTTTCCGACCGGGCCCTGTTTCCGGAGAGCAGTTCGGGATATTCAGTTCGCGCCGCTTATCTGCTGGATGTTGGAATCGACCGAATCGAAGCGGGTGATACGGATGACTCGGAACGTTTCGTACCTGCCTATCTGCAGATGGTGGAGGCGGAAGCGAAACTGCTCGCTCAGCAGCCGTCAGACGGTCAGATTCGTAAGGAAGGTGTACGATGA
- the tsaD gene encoding tRNA (adenosine(37)-N6)-threonylcarbamoyltransferase complex transferase subunit TsaD, translating into MGWLDRVKTKYRNDRAARVTPLILGIETSCDETSAAVVKGGRQILSNVVSSQVEIHQQFGGVVPEVASRRHVENITCVIEQALREADVQLADLSAIAVTYGPGLVGALLVGVTAAKSIAYAKSIPLLGVHHIAGHIYANFLTEGITPPLVALVVSGGHTELVYMKEHGTFEFLGRTRDDAAGEAYDKVARSMGLPYPGGPAIDRLAHEGTPGTIVLPRAWLEEGSMDFSFSGLKSAVLNLLHNAEQRGQTLNPADIAEAFQAAVIDVLVEKTVLAVRKTNVKHVVVAGGVAANRGLRKRMEERAAEEGFVAVFPPLPLCTDNAAMIAAAAYPFYKKGWFHDLDLNAYASLPLIKWEEGPFQELGRDV; encoded by the coding sequence ATGGGTTGGCTGGATCGAGTCAAAACAAAATACCGGAACGATAGAGCGGCGAGAGTGACTCCTTTGATTCTGGGAATTGAAACGAGTTGCGATGAAACGTCGGCTGCCGTTGTCAAAGGGGGCAGGCAGATTCTTTCCAACGTGGTTTCCTCGCAAGTGGAAATCCATCAACAGTTTGGCGGCGTTGTACCGGAAGTTGCTTCCCGCCGCCATGTGGAGAATATAACGTGTGTAATCGAACAGGCATTGCGGGAAGCGGACGTGCAATTGGCCGATCTGTCGGCGATAGCCGTTACATATGGTCCTGGTCTTGTGGGTGCTTTATTGGTCGGTGTTACGGCGGCAAAATCGATCGCCTACGCCAAATCAATTCCTCTTTTGGGTGTGCATCATATTGCAGGTCATATTTACGCGAATTTTTTAACGGAAGGAATTACCCCTCCGTTAGTAGCTCTTGTCGTTTCAGGTGGACATACGGAACTGGTGTATATGAAAGAGCATGGAACTTTTGAGTTCCTGGGACGGACCCGGGATGATGCGGCCGGTGAGGCGTATGACAAGGTGGCCCGTTCCATGGGATTGCCTTATCCGGGAGGACCTGCGATTGATCGTTTAGCGCATGAAGGAACTCCGGGCACGATTGTACTGCCGCGCGCCTGGTTAGAAGAAGGTTCGATGGATTTCAGCTTTTCCGGTTTGAAGTCGGCTGTGTTGAATCTTTTGCACAATGCGGAACAGCGCGGACAAACTCTGAATCCGGCCGATATAGCAGAGGCGTTTCAAGCTGCTGTGATCGATGTGTTGGTGGAAAAAACGGTGCTGGCGGTTCGTAAAACAAATGTCAAGCACGTGGTCGTGGCAGGTGGTGTGGCGGCAAATCGGGGCTTGCGCAAAAGAATGGAAGAGCGGGCGGCGGAGGAAGGGTTTGTGGCCGTATTTCCTCCCTTGCCGCTTTGCACGGACAATGCCGCGATGATTGCGGCTGCTGCCTATCCGTTCTATAAAAAGGGTTGGTTTCATGATTTGGATTTGAATGCGTATGCCAGTCTGCCCTTAATAAAGTGGGAAGAAGGACCATTTCAAGAATTGGGTCGGGATGTGTAA
- a CDS encoding response regulator, which produces MGKILVTDDAMFMRVALKNMLEKNGFTVVGEADNGRVAVEKYKELQPDLVTMDITMPDMDGIQAVKEIRKIDPNAKIVMCSAMGQQAMVLDAIQSGAKDFIVKPFEEERVIQSIKKALG; this is translated from the coding sequence ATGGGGAAAATTTTAGTAACAGATGATGCTATGTTTATGCGTGTAGCCTTGAAAAACATGTTGGAGAAGAACGGATTTACTGTGGTGGGAGAAGCGGACAACGGTCGCGTTGCGGTCGAAAAATATAAGGAATTGCAGCCGGACCTTGTTACAATGGACATTACGATGCCTGATATGGATGGAATTCAGGCGGTAAAGGAAATCCGAAAGATCGATCCGAACGCGAAAATCGTTATGTGTTCCGCAATGGGCCAGCAGGCCATGGTGTTGGATGCTATTCAATCCGGTGCAAAAGATTTCATTGTGAAGCCGTTTGAAGAGGAACGTGTCATTCAGTCCATCAAAAAAGCGTTGGGTTAA
- a CDS encoding 5-formyltetrahydrofolate cyclo-ligase, protein MEVLMDKDGLRRQILHKRLSMSAAERADKQVRILKHLLTVPHLQQAETILLYLDFRGEVETEQIFRWGWNAGKTMAVPVSKPAERKIIPVRLNSFEELTAGPYGIREPDMHVQLAAGHLNALPDALSVQELDVVIVPGVAFDRKGGRLGYGGGYYDRFLPQLRPNALKIGIAYQLQMVEQLPMETHDIPLDLIVTEKSVYHGRRAAF, encoded by the coding sequence ATGGAGGTTCTGATGGATAAGGATGGACTGCGCCGCCAAATTTTGCACAAACGCCTGTCGATGTCAGCAGCGGAACGGGCAGACAAACAAGTTCGAATTCTTAAGCATTTGCTGACAGTTCCACATTTGCAGCAGGCGGAAACGATTCTGCTCTATTTGGATTTTCGCGGGGAAGTGGAGACCGAGCAGATTTTCAGATGGGGATGGAACGCCGGAAAAACGATGGCTGTTCCAGTCTCAAAGCCTGCGGAACGAAAAATCATTCCGGTCCGCCTGAATTCGTTCGAGGAACTGACGGCGGGACCGTATGGAATCCGGGAGCCTGACATGCATGTACAATTGGCAGCTGGGCACCTCAACGCTCTTCCTGACGCTCTGTCAGTCCAGGAACTGGATGTGGTGATCGTACCGGGGGTTGCGTTTGACCGGAAGGGGGGACGGCTCGGGTATGGAGGCGGTTATTATGACCGGTTTCTCCCTCAACTGCGCCCGAATGCGTTGAAAATCGGGATTGCGTATCAGCTGCAGATGGTCGAACAATTGCCGATGGAAACGCACGACATACCGCTTGACCTGATCGTGACAGAAAAATCGGTTTATCATGGCCGACGGGCGGCTTTCTAA
- the abc-f gene encoding ribosomal protection-like ABC-F family protein, with translation MIVLSASQIYKSYGTDPILQGAVITVQDKERVGLIGVNGAGKSTLLKILIGEIPADSGEIHLGKNVRVGYMSQQTSIQSDKTVYEEMRSVFSDLFQLEKRIRRLEVRMSEPTVYENENLYQSLTDEYHSLTEEFENKQGYAAEAKVRSILSGLDFPEPFWQQPIQSLSGGQKTRLALGKLLLSQPELLILDEPTNYLDLSTVTWLEEYLKNYQGALLLVSHDRYFLDALVNVVYELEHGKTKRYTGNYSKFLEQKAADLASLSKQFEQQQAEIARLEDFVQRNIARATTSKRAQSRRKLLDKMERIEKPITSQEQASFSFTVERPSGRDVLSIENLSVAYGDKSLFSGLNLQISRGERVALIGPNGIGKSSLLKTVAGVLHPTTGSVRLGMHVKLGYYTQEQEDLTGSKSVLNELWDAFPRLDHTRIRTVLGNFLFSGDDVMKPVASLSGGERSRLALAKLMLMQANFMLLDEPTNHLDLLSKEVLEAALDDYTGTLLFISHDRYFINRIANRVIELTPDGLTSYLGNYDDYLEKKLALAAVETVEPPDRHTPKAQQSGGLTSQPAGRSGALTPADSVPSALSKEERELKRQEERQRKREERKRLERIAFLEQQIERTESEIVSLEAELCLPEVFNDPDLSRQKNQAYLTAKERLEQWYAEWEILQQESP, from the coding sequence ATGATCGTTTTATCCGCCAGCCAGATCTATAAATCGTACGGAACAGACCCTATTTTGCAGGGGGCCGTCATTACGGTTCAAGACAAGGAGCGCGTGGGCCTGATCGGAGTAAACGGGGCCGGCAAATCCACATTATTAAAGATTCTGATCGGCGAAATTCCGGCCGACTCGGGAGAAATTCATCTTGGCAAAAACGTGCGGGTCGGATATATGTCACAGCAAACGAGCATCCAATCGGATAAAACCGTGTATGAAGAAATGCGCAGCGTGTTTTCCGACCTGTTTCAATTGGAAAAAAGAATCCGCCGGTTGGAAGTTCGCATGAGCGAACCAACTGTTTATGAAAACGAAAATCTATACCAGTCGCTGACTGACGAATACCACTCCCTCACGGAGGAGTTCGAAAACAAGCAGGGATATGCGGCAGAAGCGAAAGTCCGTTCCATCTTAAGCGGCTTGGACTTTCCGGAACCGTTCTGGCAACAGCCCATCCAGTCACTGTCCGGCGGGCAAAAAACCCGTTTGGCGCTTGGCAAACTGCTGCTCAGCCAACCGGAACTCCTGATTCTGGACGAGCCGACCAACTACTTGGATTTGTCCACCGTCACCTGGTTGGAAGAGTATTTAAAAAATTACCAAGGCGCACTGCTGCTCGTTTCACATGACCGCTATTTCCTGGATGCATTGGTCAATGTCGTTTATGAACTGGAACACGGAAAAACCAAGAGATATACGGGCAACTATTCGAAGTTTCTTGAGCAGAAAGCGGCTGATCTGGCCAGCCTTTCGAAACAGTTCGAACAGCAGCAGGCGGAAATTGCCCGGTTGGAAGATTTCGTTCAACGAAACATTGCCCGTGCCACCACCAGTAAACGGGCGCAAAGCAGACGCAAACTTTTGGACAAAATGGAACGAATCGAAAAGCCTATCACGTCTCAGGAGCAGGCCTCGTTTTCGTTTACGGTAGAACGCCCAAGCGGCCGCGACGTACTTTCGATCGAAAATCTGTCAGTTGCATACGGCGACAAATCGTTATTCTCCGGATTGAACCTGCAAATCAGTCGGGGTGAGCGGGTGGCATTAATCGGACCTAACGGCATTGGCAAATCCTCCCTGCTGAAAACAGTCGCAGGCGTTTTGCATCCGACAACCGGCAGCGTTCGGCTGGGAATGCATGTCAAACTTGGTTATTATACACAGGAACAGGAAGATTTGACGGGGAGCAAGTCCGTTTTAAACGAGTTATGGGACGCGTTTCCTCGCCTTGACCATACCCGCATCCGAACCGTATTAGGGAATTTCCTGTTCTCGGGCGATGACGTAATGAAGCCGGTTGCGTCCCTGTCGGGCGGTGAAAGAAGCCGTTTGGCACTCGCCAAACTGATGCTTATGCAGGCTAATTTTATGCTGCTGGATGAACCGACCAACCATTTAGACCTGCTTTCCAAAGAAGTATTGGAAGCAGCGCTTGACGACTATACCGGCACTTTGCTGTTCATCTCGCACGACCGGTATTTCATAAACCGGATCGCCAACCGGGTCATCGAATTAACACCGGATGGACTCACGTCCTACTTAGGCAACTATGACGACTATCTGGAGAAAAAATTGGCTCTTGCCGCCGTTGAAACTGTCGAGCCGCCTGACCGTCACACTCCTAAAGCCCAGCAGAGCGGCGGTCTGACAAGCCAGCCAGCCGGACGCAGCGGTGCCTTGACACCAGCTGATTCTGTTCCCTCTGCTCTCTCAAAAGAAGAGAGGGAATTGAAACGACAGGAAGAGCGGCAACGGAAGCGGGAAGAAAGAAAACGTTTGGAACGAATCGCCTTTTTGGAACAGCAAATTGAACGCACCGAATCGGAAATTGTCTCACTGGAAGCAGAACTGTGCCTGCCAGAGGTATTCAATGACCCTGATCTGTCGCGTCAAAAAAACCAAGCGTATCTGACGGCGAAAGAACGGTTGGAACAGTGGTATGCGGAGTGGGAAATTTTGCAACAAGAATCGCCATAA
- a CDS encoding molybdopterin-binding protein — protein MREVHVRDAIGMRLAHDLTRIVPGEFKGRVFQKGHVIREEDIPMLLDIGKEHIYVLEIPPGQLHEEEAAIRLANAVSGDNLTSDGPSEGRVDLKATIRGLLKVDTEALWMINSIGELAVVTRKTDTVVETGAMVAAMRAIPLLIEEQKIIQAETTARMSAPVITVLPFRHTKAGIITTGSEVAEGRIEDRFGPRIREKVAPFPVDVLGQKIVGDRKEDIQTAIRQFLAQGADLIICTGGMSVDPDDRTPGAIHELATEVVTYGMPVLPGSMMMLAYINHVPVFGLPGAVIYEPVTAFDLFLPKILAGDKVTRGEVAEMGHGGLLK, from the coding sequence ATGCGGGAAGTTCATGTGCGTGATGCAATCGGAATGCGCTTGGCGCACGATTTGACAAGGATTGTACCGGGCGAATTTAAAGGGCGTGTTTTTCAGAAAGGGCATGTGATTCGGGAAGAGGATATTCCCATGTTGTTGGACATCGGGAAAGAGCATATTTATGTGTTGGAGATCCCGCCCGGACAATTGCATGAGGAAGAGGCGGCGATCCGTTTGGCGAATGCGGTGTCGGGCGACAATCTGACTTCCGATGGGCCGTCGGAAGGTCGGGTGGATCTGAAAGCGACCATTCGCGGATTGCTGAAGGTCGATACGGAAGCGCTGTGGATGATCAACTCGATCGGGGAATTGGCGGTTGTGACAAGAAAGACGGATACGGTCGTGGAAACAGGCGCAATGGTAGCCGCGATGCGGGCGATACCGCTGTTGATTGAGGAGCAGAAAATCATTCAGGCGGAAACGACAGCCCGGATGTCGGCGCCGGTTATCACCGTACTGCCGTTTCGGCATACAAAAGCAGGGATTATTACAACCGGCAGTGAAGTAGCGGAGGGACGGATTGAAGATCGATTCGGTCCCCGCATTCGGGAAAAAGTGGCCCCGTTTCCTGTCGACGTGCTCGGTCAAAAGATTGTCGGAGACCGGAAAGAGGATATTCAGACCGCCATTCGCCAGTTTCTCGCACAAGGGGCTGACCTGATTATCTGTACAGGCGGCATGTCGGTCGATCCGGACGACCGCACGCCGGGAGCGATCCATGAATTGGCGACCGAAGTGGTCACGTATGGAATGCCTGTGTTGCCTGGATCCATGATGATGCTTGCGTACATCAACCATGTACCTGTGTTTGGCTTGCCGGGTGCGGTGATCTACGAACCGGTAACCGCCTTTGACCTGTTTTTGCCAAAAATCCTGGCGGGTGACAAAGTAACGCGGGGAGAGGTTGCGGAAATGGGGCACGGCGGCCTTTTAAAGTAG